The proteins below are encoded in one region of Brassica napus cultivar Da-Ae unplaced genomic scaffold, Da-Ae ScsIHWf_521;HRSCAF=783, whole genome shotgun sequence:
- the LOC106404380 gene encoding uncharacterized protein LOC106404380, whose translation MSKAPSGQEKGRGEASKPSQSRGQTSSPRVYELSKDEDEIKPLKLITGSLSIGGVETHVLFDTGATHSFVSPGLIGKGLFQIGTRDDPCIVYAAGGQAMHSLGLVRNVPVMIQDRVMHVDLVVVPLKNHEVILGMDWLGKNRATLDCHRGRVQFESGCGPPIRFQGIKPASVA comes from the exons ATGTCCAAAGCTCCAAGCGGACAAGAGAAGGGCCGCGGTGAGGCAAGCAAACCAAGCCAGAGCCGGGGCCAGACCTCTAGCCCAAGGGTTTACGAGCTGTCCAAGGATGAGGACGAGATTAAACCATTGAAGTTGATCACTG GGTccctaagtattggtggtgtggaaacacacgttcTGTTCGACACTGGCGCTACACATAGCTTTGTGAGTCCAGGGTTGATCGGAAAGGGTTTGTTCCAAATTGGAACGAGGGATGATCCGTGCATAGTATATGCAGCCGGTGGCCAAGCGATGCATTCATTGGGACTGGTTAGGAACGTCCCAGTGATGATCCAGGACAGGGTAATGCATGTGGATCTGGTGGTAGTCCCCCTTAAAAATCATGAGGTGATATTGggtatggactggcttggaaagaatCGGGCCACCTTGGATTGTCACCGGGGGAGGGTGCAGTTCGAGAGTGGGTGTGGACCcccgatcaggttccaaggtattAAGCCGGCCTCAGTTGCTTAG